A window of Pedobacter lusitanus contains these coding sequences:
- a CDS encoding dienelactone hydrolase family protein — MKPALTLVLTLVVSSTFAQLKPVAYHDGAQKLNGLVIAPAKATQKKAGILILPAWKGIDNNAKETAAKLAQQGYYAFVADIYGEGNYPKDTKEAGQQSGYYKKNASVYQQRISLALQQLIKAGADPSRIIVIGYCFGGTGAIEAARANLPVKGVVSIHGGLGQYAGERKTAVIKPKVLVLHGADDPSMTTEQVLGFQQEMRNARADWQMIEYANAVHAFTDPDAGNDNSKGAAYNELAAKRSWKHMLLFFDEILAG; from the coding sequence ATGAAACCAGCACTTACACTTGTTCTGACGCTTGTAGTATCAAGCACCTTTGCACAGCTAAAACCGGTTGCCTACCATGATGGCGCACAAAAACTGAATGGTCTGGTAATTGCACCGGCAAAGGCTACTCAAAAAAAAGCAGGTATACTGATTCTTCCGGCCTGGAAAGGAATTGACAACAATGCTAAAGAAACAGCGGCTAAATTAGCCCAACAGGGTTATTATGCGTTTGTGGCCGATATATATGGAGAAGGAAATTATCCAAAGGATACCAAAGAAGCAGGTCAGCAATCAGGCTATTATAAAAAGAATGCCAGTGTATACCAGCAAAGAATCAGCCTGGCTTTACAACAGCTGATTAAGGCAGGTGCAGATCCTTCAAGGATAATTGTTATTGGATATTGTTTTGGCGGCACAGGTGCAATAGAAGCTGCAAGGGCTAATTTACCAGTCAAAGGGGTCGTTTCTATCCATGGTGGCTTAGGTCAATATGCGGGGGAAAGAAAAACAGCGGTTATTAAACCAAAGGTTCTGGTATTGCATGGCGCAGATGATCCTTCAATGACCACGGAACAGGTCCTGGGTTTTCAGCAGGAAATGAGAAATGCCAGGGCAGACTGGCAAATGATTGAATATGCTAATGCAGTACATGCATTTACTGACCCTGATGCAGGTAATGATAATTCGAAAGGTGCAGCTTACAATGAGCTGGCAGCGAAAAGATCATGGAAACATATGTTATTATTCTTCGATGAAATATTAGCCGGTTAA
- the hisS gene encoding histidine--tRNA ligase produces MSNIKPSLAKGTRDFSPQEMVKRNYIFDTIKKVFKKYGYAEIQTPAMENLSTLTGKYGDEGDKLIFKILNSGDYLSKANAAHLSALNSNALISSISEKALRYDLTVPFARYVVMHQNDISLPFKRFQIQPVWRADRPQKGRYREFFQCDVDVVGSESLLNEAEFVLIYQEALCNLGMTDFTIKINNRKILSGIAEIIGKPELIIDMTVAIDKLDKIGFEGVTKELLERGFTEDDITRLKPVILLEGTNAEKLNRLKEVLAGSEIGLKGIAEIETVFAYVQGLLKNSDLKQPDLELDITLARGLNYYTGCIFEVKTNEAAMGSICGGGRYDDLTGMFGLKGLTGVGISFGADRIYDVLQELNLFPESAAAGTKVLISNFDAESELYALPLLQQLRDAGIAAELYPSAAKLKKQMSYADAKSIPYVILIGSDELQSGILTFKNMHTGEQQKITAAAIVELLQTEISAG; encoded by the coding sequence ATGTCAAACATTAAACCGTCTTTAGCAAAAGGAACCCGTGATTTTTCACCTCAGGAAATGGTGAAACGTAATTACATATTTGATACCATTAAAAAGGTATTTAAGAAATATGGCTACGCTGAAATACAGACCCCTGCGATGGAAAACCTTTCTACGCTGACGGGTAAATATGGCGATGAGGGAGATAAACTGATTTTTAAGATTTTAAATTCAGGAGACTATCTTTCTAAAGCTAATGCAGCTCATCTGAGCGCATTAAATTCCAATGCACTGATTTCCTCAATCAGTGAGAAAGCATTACGTTACGACCTCACTGTGCCCTTTGCACGCTATGTAGTGATGCACCAGAATGATATTTCTCTTCCTTTCAAACGTTTCCAGATACAACCGGTATGGAGAGCCGACAGACCTCAAAAAGGACGTTACCGTGAGTTCTTCCAGTGTGATGTGGATGTAGTGGGATCTGAAAGTCTGCTGAATGAAGCTGAATTTGTACTGATCTATCAGGAAGCGTTATGTAATTTAGGCATGACAGATTTTACAATTAAAATCAACAACCGGAAGATTCTTTCAGGAATTGCAGAGATTATCGGTAAACCAGAACTGATCATAGACATGACTGTTGCCATTGATAAACTGGATAAGATCGGTTTTGAAGGGGTGACAAAAGAATTGCTGGAAAGAGGATTTACTGAAGATGATATTACCAGGCTAAAACCAGTAATCTTACTGGAAGGGACAAATGCTGAAAAATTAAACCGGTTAAAAGAGGTATTAGCAGGTTCTGAGATCGGACTAAAAGGAATAGCAGAGATTGAAACCGTATTTGCTTATGTGCAGGGGCTGTTGAAAAACAGCGATCTGAAACAACCTGATCTGGAGCTGGATATCACACTTGCCCGTGGTTTGAATTACTATACCGGTTGCATATTTGAGGTAAAAACCAATGAAGCAGCGATGGGGAGTATCTGCGGTGGTGGACGTTATGATGATCTGACCGGAATGTTTGGTTTGAAAGGACTGACAGGAGTGGGTATTTCATTCGGGGCTGACCGTATTTATGATGTTTTACAGGAGCTGAATCTGTTTCCTGAATCGGCTGCTGCCGGAACAAAGGTTCTGATCAGTAATTTTGACGCGGAATCTGAACTTTATGCGCTACCGCTGTTGCAGCAATTAAGAGATGCAGGTATTGCTGCCGAACTTTACCCATCTGCTGCGAAACTGAAAAAACAGATGAGTTATGCTGATGCAAAATCTATTCCTTATGTGATTCTGATAGGGAGCGATGAGTTGCAGAGCGGCATATTGACTTTTAAAAATATGCATACAGGAGAGCAGCAGAAAATTACCGCCGCTGCTATCGTAGAGCTGCTTCAAACTGAAATATCAGCCGGTTAA
- a CDS encoding pyruvate dehydrogenase complex dihydrolipoamide acetyltransferase, giving the protein MAEVVKMPKMSDTMTEGVMAKWHKKVGDKVKSGDVLAEVETDKATMDLESYWDGTILFIGVEEGKAVPVDAVIAVIGKEGEDYKAALDAEGASAPAKEEKAAETKPAEAAPAAEAKGAAVSDADLEKQGVTVVRMPLLSDTMTEGVIAEWHKKVGDKIKNDDILADVETDKATMEVMGYADGTLLHIGVEKGAAAKVNGIIAIVGPEGFDISGILSQGDAPAKPAADKSDAPVKEAAAAPVAEAQEEQHNADGSRLKASPLAKRIAKEKGIDLSQVSGSADGGRIIKKDIENFKPAAAAKAADAGSAPAAEKQAPVLAQYIGEEKYTEKPVSQMRKVIAKRLSESLFTAPHFYLTMSIDMDAAMDARTKMNEFSPVKLSFNDLVIKAVAVALKQHPNVNSSWLGDKIRYNEHVNIGVAIAVEDGLLVPVVRFADGKPLSRISAEVKDFAQRAKAKKLQPSDWEGSTFTVSNLGMFGIEEFTAIINTPDSCILAVGGISQVPVVKNGAVVPGNVMKVTLSCDHRTVDGATGAAFLQTFKALLEEPVRLLV; this is encoded by the coding sequence ATGGCTGAAGTAGTTAAGATGCCCAAAATGAGCGACACCATGACCGAAGGGGTGATGGCTAAGTGGCATAAAAAAGTTGGCGATAAAGTTAAAAGTGGAGATGTTCTGGCAGAAGTGGAAACCGATAAGGCTACCATGGATCTTGAATCCTACTGGGATGGCACCATCCTTTTTATTGGTGTAGAAGAAGGTAAAGCTGTTCCTGTTGATGCTGTAATTGCAGTTATTGGTAAAGAAGGCGAAGATTATAAAGCTGCTCTTGATGCTGAAGGTGCTTCTGCACCGGCAAAAGAAGAAAAAGCTGCAGAAACAAAACCTGCTGAAGCGGCTCCTGCAGCTGAAGCAAAAGGTGCTGCAGTAAGTGATGCTGATCTGGAAAAACAAGGTGTTACTGTAGTACGTATGCCTTTGTTAAGCGATACTATGACTGAAGGCGTAATTGCTGAATGGCATAAAAAAGTAGGTGATAAAATTAAGAATGATGATATCCTGGCTGATGTAGAAACCGATAAGGCTACTATGGAGGTAATGGGTTATGCAGACGGAACTTTGTTACATATTGGTGTAGAAAAAGGTGCTGCTGCTAAAGTAAACGGTATTATTGCAATAGTAGGTCCTGAAGGATTTGATATCAGTGGAATTTTAAGTCAGGGTGATGCTCCGGCTAAACCTGCTGCTGACAAATCGGATGCTCCGGTAAAAGAAGCAGCTGCTGCTCCTGTTGCTGAAGCACAGGAAGAACAACATAACGCTGATGGCTCACGTCTGAAAGCATCTCCTCTGGCAAAAAGAATTGCAAAAGAAAAAGGTATAGATCTTTCACAGGTTTCAGGTAGTGCTGATGGTGGTCGTATCATTAAAAAAGATATAGAAAACTTCAAGCCTGCTGCTGCGGCAAAAGCAGCTGATGCTGGTTCAGCCCCTGCAGCTGAGAAACAGGCACCTGTTCTTGCTCAGTATATAGGAGAAGAAAAATATACAGAGAAACCAGTTTCTCAAATGCGTAAAGTAATCGCGAAAAGATTATCAGAAAGCTTATTTACTGCTCCGCACTTCTATCTTACGATGAGTATTGATATGGATGCTGCTATGGATGCGCGTACTAAGATGAATGAGTTCTCTCCGGTTAAATTGTCATTCAATGATTTAGTGATTAAAGCTGTGGCTGTTGCGTTAAAACAACATCCTAATGTGAACTCTTCATGGTTAGGTGATAAGATCCGTTACAATGAGCATGTTAACATTGGTGTAGCTATCGCAGTAGAAGACGGACTATTAGTTCCGGTTGTACGTTTTGCTGATGGAAAACCATTGTCACGTATCTCGGCTGAGGTCAAAGATTTTGCGCAACGTGCAAAAGCAAAAAAACTACAGCCTTCAGACTGGGAAGGTTCAACTTTCACCGTATCTAATTTAGGTATGTTCGGCATTGAAGAATTTACAGCTATTATTAATACTCCTGATTCTTGTATCCTGGCAGTTGGTGGGATATCACAGGTTCCGGTAGTTAAAAATGGTGCTGTTGTTCCAGGAAATGTAATGAAAGTTACTTTAAGCTGTGATCACCGTACGGTTGATGGGGCTACAGGTGCTGCATTCCTGCAAACATTCAAAGCATTATTAGAAGAACCGGTAAGATTATTGGTTTAA
- the pdhA gene encoding pyruvate dehydrogenase (acetyl-transferring) E1 component subunit alpha produces MSAVEINKDTYLKWFESMLLMRKFEEKTGQLYGQQKIRGFCHLYIGQEAVVAGAISALQPEDSMITAYRDHAHALAKGVSANAIMAEMYGKATGCSKGKGGSMHMFSKEHNFYGGHGIVGGQIPLGAGIAFAEKYKGTKNVNVCYMGDGAVRQGALNEAFNMAMLWKLPVIFVCENNGYAMGTSVERTTNMLDLYKIGLGFDMPCAPVDGMDPVAVHNAMDEAAQRARNGEGPTFLEMRTYRYRGHSMSDPAKYRTKDELEEYKAKDPIESVRETILNEKYADQAWIDEIEAKVKQIVDESVKFAEESPWPEASELYTDVYVQQDYPYIQD; encoded by the coding sequence ATGAGTGCAGTAGAAATTAATAAGGATACCTATCTGAAGTGGTTTGAGTCGATGTTACTGATGCGTAAGTTCGAAGAGAAAACTGGTCAACTTTACGGACAACAGAAAATCCGTGGTTTTTGTCATCTATATATCGGTCAGGAGGCTGTAGTTGCCGGAGCGATTTCTGCATTACAACCTGAAGATTCTATGATCACCGCTTATCGTGATCACGCTCATGCTTTGGCGAAAGGTGTAAGTGCAAACGCTATAATGGCAGAGATGTATGGTAAAGCTACCGGCTGTTCCAAAGGTAAAGGTGGTTCAATGCACATGTTTAGCAAAGAACATAATTTTTATGGTGGTCACGGAATTGTAGGTGGACAAATACCATTAGGTGCGGGTATCGCATTTGCTGAAAAATATAAAGGGACTAAAAATGTAAACGTTTGTTATATGGGTGATGGTGCAGTTCGTCAGGGCGCACTGAATGAAGCCTTTAATATGGCAATGTTATGGAAACTTCCTGTAATCTTTGTTTGTGAGAATAATGGTTATGCGATGGGAACTTCTGTAGAACGTACAACAAATATGCTGGATCTGTATAAAATCGGTTTAGGATTTGATATGCCATGTGCTCCTGTAGATGGAATGGATCCTGTTGCTGTTCACAATGCAATGGATGAAGCAGCTCAGCGTGCGCGTAATGGTGAAGGACCAACATTTTTAGAAATGAGAACTTATCGTTACCGTGGACATTCTATGTCTGATCCTGCTAAATACCGTACTAAAGATGAATTGGAAGAGTATAAAGCTAAAGATCCGATTGAATCAGTAAGAGAAACTATTCTTAATGAAAAGTATGCTGATCAGGCGTGGATTGATGAAATTGAAGCTAAAGTGAAACAGATCGTGGATGAATCTGTAAAATTTGCTGAAGAGTCACCATGGCCAGAAGCATCAGAATTATATACTGATGTTTATGTGCAACAAGACTATCCATATATCCAAGATTAA
- a CDS encoding C40 family peptidase, with amino-acid sequence MIKKFLFSALIALCSVTALNAQTKTKETNKLEDPDNLASQYFSQVMGIAVDATSNVKLYKFIYEWIGTPYRFGGNTKKGIDCSAFTKAIYDKVFNTTLLRNSRDIFSMVDPLPKDELKEGDLVFFKIRSTRITHIGIYLGDNRFAHASSSRGVVISNLNEPYYSRFFYKGGRILESAKKDLIEE; translated from the coding sequence ATGATAAAAAAATTTTTGTTTTCTGCCCTTATTGCTTTGTGCAGCGTAACTGCTTTAAACGCACAAACTAAAACAAAAGAAACCAATAAATTAGAGGATCCTGACAACTTAGCTTCCCAATATTTCTCCCAGGTTATGGGTATCGCAGTCGACGCGACATCTAACGTCAAACTCTACAAATTCATTTATGAATGGATAGGAACTCCTTACCGGTTTGGTGGAAATACCAAGAAAGGAATTGATTGTTCAGCCTTCACGAAAGCGATTTACGATAAAGTTTTCAACACTACATTGTTAAGAAATTCAAGAGACATCTTCAGCATGGTAGACCCACTACCTAAAGATGAACTAAAAGAAGGAGATCTGGTCTTCTTTAAAATCAGAAGTACAAGAATTACACATATAGGAATTTATTTAGGTGATAACCGTTTTGCACACGCTTCCTCTTCAAGAGGTGTCGTGATCAGCAATCTGAATGAACCTTATTATTCCCGCTTCTTTTATAAGGGTGGCAGGATTTTAGAATCAGCTAAAAAAGATTTAATAGAAGAATAA
- a CDS encoding CapA family protein: MKFKITGFILLAVITSLILLSCTGNVNVAAEQKTSPLKDTLLKVTKDTLTITAVGDIMLGSAYPSKSNLPADDAVGSFKNVASFLKGDIVFGNLEGCFLNAGKSTKCKDTIGNSCFAFRMPERYAGIYKEAGFNLLSVANNHVGDFGWKGRKRSAAILDSLGIKYAGLTSHPYTIFEKDSVKYGFCAFAPNENTVSINQIDSAKELVSFLKKQVDIVIVSFHGGGEGARFEHVTRANEIFYKENRGNVYAFSHAVIDAGADIVLGQGPHVTRAVEVYKNKLIAYSLGNFCTYGMFSLKGPNGFAPLITVKLNGKGDFLYADVVSVKQDKVNRLTLDNNHTAFNKIKSLTDLDFPGHNLVFNDQRIELKK, from the coding sequence ATGAAATTCAAAATAACAGGCTTTATTTTACTCGCTGTAATAACCAGCCTTATCCTGTTAAGCTGCACAGGAAACGTTAATGTAGCTGCAGAACAGAAAACATCACCCCTAAAGGATACTCTGCTAAAAGTCACTAAAGATACGCTCACGATTACAGCTGTTGGTGACATTATGCTTGGCTCTGCCTATCCTTCAAAATCCAACCTTCCTGCTGATGATGCTGTGGGGAGTTTCAAAAATGTAGCTTCTTTTCTAAAGGGTGATATCGTATTTGGTAACCTGGAAGGATGTTTCCTGAATGCAGGAAAATCCACGAAATGCAAAGACACAATCGGTAATAGTTGTTTTGCTTTCAGAATGCCGGAACGTTATGCAGGTATTTATAAGGAAGCAGGATTCAATCTACTTAGCGTTGCCAATAATCATGTTGGTGATTTTGGATGGAAAGGGAGAAAGCGCAGTGCTGCAATCCTGGACTCTCTTGGTATAAAATATGCAGGCTTAACTTCTCATCCCTATACAATTTTTGAAAAAGACAGTGTAAAGTACGGATTCTGTGCCTTTGCACCGAACGAAAATACAGTTTCTATCAATCAGATTGACAGTGCAAAGGAACTGGTGTCCTTTCTTAAAAAACAAGTTGATATTGTTATTGTGTCTTTCCATGGTGGTGGTGAGGGAGCTAGATTTGAACATGTAACCCGGGCCAATGAAATTTTCTACAAGGAAAACAGAGGAAATGTATATGCCTTCTCTCACGCTGTCATTGACGCTGGTGCAGATATTGTATTAGGACAGGGCCCACACGTCACCCGTGCAGTAGAGGTTTACAAAAACAAGCTCATTGCTTACAGTCTTGGAAATTTCTGTACTTATGGCATGTTCAGCTTAAAGGGACCAAATGGATTTGCTCCGCTTATAACAGTCAAATTAAATGGTAAAGGCGATTTTCTCTATGCCGACGTTGTTTCTGTTAAACAGGATAAAGTCAACAGACTGACACTGGATAATAATCACACCGCATTTAATAAAATCAAGTCTCTTACTGATTTAGATTTCCCGGGACATAATCTGGTTTTTAATGATCAGAGAATTGAACTGAAAAAATAA
- a CDS encoding SPFH domain-containing protein, which produces MNYAMYIFFFFVIVVLFSSFVTVKQGTIAVVTVFGKYRRQLRPGLNFKIPLIEVIHSRISIQNRSVELSFQAVTQDQANVYFKAMLLYSVLNHDEETIKNVAFKFVDATNLMQALIRTIEGSIRAYVATQKQANVLAQRNEIVMHVKEQIDIVLESWGYHLQDLQLNDITFDDEIMRSMSRVVASNNLKAAAENEGQALLITKTKGAEADGNAIKIAAAAEREAAQLRGQGIALFRAEVAHGMTKAAQEMEQANLDISVILFTMWTESIKHFAENSDGNVIFLDGSTDGMNKTMKEMMSMQFQKPKN; this is translated from the coding sequence ATGAATTACGCCATGTACATTTTTTTCTTCTTTGTCATAGTAGTGCTGTTCAGCTCTTTTGTGACGGTAAAGCAAGGGACAATTGCTGTTGTTACAGTCTTTGGAAAATACAGACGCCAGCTGAGACCAGGACTAAATTTCAAAATCCCGCTTATTGAGGTTATACATTCCAGAATTTCGATACAGAACCGTTCTGTAGAACTTTCTTTCCAGGCAGTAACACAGGATCAGGCCAACGTATATTTCAAGGCTATGCTATTGTATTCAGTACTGAATCACGATGAAGAGACTATTAAGAATGTAGCCTTTAAATTCGTTGATGCGACAAATTTAATGCAGGCACTGATCCGTACTATTGAAGGATCAATCCGGGCTTATGTCGCCACTCAGAAACAAGCTAATGTTTTAGCACAACGAAACGAGATCGTAATGCACGTAAAAGAACAAATCGATATCGTACTGGAATCATGGGGCTATCACCTGCAGGATCTGCAATTGAATGATATTACTTTTGATGACGAGATCATGAGATCAATGAGTCGTGTGGTAGCTTCAAATAATCTTAAAGCAGCAGCCGAAAATGAGGGACAGGCTTTACTAATTACCAAAACCAAGGGAGCTGAAGCTGATGGTAATGCCATCAAGATTGCCGCAGCTGCCGAACGTGAGGCCGCACAGTTACGCGGACAGGGTATTGCACTGTTCAGAGCCGAAGTTGCACACGGGATGACAAAAGCTGCCCAGGAGATGGAGCAGGCAAATCTGGATATCTCAGTGATCTTATTCACGATGTGGACTGAGTCTATTAAACATTTTGCAGAGAATAGCGATGGTAATGTGATCTTCCTTGATGGTTCTACAGATGGGATGAATAAGACGATGAAGGAAATGATGTCTATGCAATTCCAGAAACCGAAAAATTAG
- a CDS encoding carboxy terminal-processing peptidase has product MLKRILLVTFTAAVLACSAAPKAQPLVEGIPNIKPDEQQSLVCKEIVALIENYNYKKLTVNDSISSLVLDKYIKALDPYRSYFLASDIKDFEQFRTTLDDDFRAGDLSAPFYIFNVYSKRYNETLDYAMAHIKDKYDFNQNDTYVFDREKMPWVTSTAALNDIWKKRVKYELINLKIAGTAEAKNVETLTKRYQNLKSQSAKLNNQDVFQMIMDAFTETIDPHTNYFNPSKAIQFNEDMARSFEGIGAHLLLENDILKISEIIPGGPAFKSKQLNSGDRIVAVGQATGEFEDIIGWRIDNSVAKIKGPKGTKVRLKIIPVGQDMSSKPIIVEMTREKIVMQDQSAKKEVKTIESNGKSYKIGVIIVPAFYADFKAANAGDPNYKSTTRDVKLLIDTLKNKDKVDAIMMDLRANGGGSLLEAIDLTGLFIDKGPVVQVKDLKGNVEVSNDEHPGVAWSGPFGVMVDRLSASASEIFAGAIQDYGRGIIIGTQTYGKGTVQSSIDLNKLVNPSILQRLASLVQKGNPGAGLTIKGGKDTPQLGQINLTMAKFYRVNGSSTQHKGVMPDITLPSFYPMDKIGEDTETSALPWDEVQRSNFTPVANLSAVKPELVKLHNARMEKSLDYKVLIQGIADMKKRDLETSVTLNESKLKAERDSLEAKSLEKTNKLRASRGLPPVKKGDKIKKNEDFDFFQDESLRVMGDFMEVKK; this is encoded by the coding sequence ATGTTAAAAAGAATATTACTGGTAACCTTCACTGCAGCTGTTCTAGCCTGTTCAGCAGCGCCTAAAGCACAACCGCTTGTTGAAGGTATCCCTAATATTAAGCCTGATGAGCAACAGAGTTTGGTATGTAAGGAGATTGTCGCTCTGATAGAAAATTACAACTATAAGAAATTAACGGTAAACGATTCGATTTCATCTCTGGTACTGGATAAGTATATCAAGGCACTTGATCCATACAGAAGTTATTTTCTTGCTTCGGATATTAAAGATTTTGAGCAATTCAGAACCACTCTTGACGATGATTTCAGAGCAGGCGATTTAAGTGCTCCATTTTATATTTTTAATGTCTATTCCAAAAGATATAATGAGACTCTTGATTATGCAATGGCGCATATCAAGGATAAATATGATTTCAACCAGAATGATACCTATGTTTTTGACAGAGAGAAAATGCCATGGGTAACTTCGACAGCGGCATTGAATGATATCTGGAAAAAGAGAGTTAAATATGAACTGATCAATTTAAAAATAGCCGGTACTGCCGAAGCTAAAAATGTAGAGACACTGACTAAAAGATACCAGAATCTGAAATCACAATCTGCTAAACTGAATAATCAGGATGTATTTCAAATGATCATGGATGCTTTTACAGAAACAATTGATCCGCACACAAATTACTTTAATCCAAGCAAAGCTATTCAGTTTAATGAGGATATGGCCCGTTCTTTTGAAGGAATTGGTGCACATCTGCTATTGGAAAATGATATATTGAAGATTTCAGAAATTATCCCGGGTGGTCCTGCTTTCAAAAGCAAACAGCTGAATTCCGGAGATAGAATTGTTGCTGTAGGACAGGCGACCGGAGAGTTTGAAGATATCATCGGTTGGAGAATTGATAACTCTGTAGCTAAAATCAAAGGCCCTAAGGGAACCAAAGTAAGATTGAAAATCATTCCTGTAGGTCAGGATATGTCTTCAAAGCCGATCATTGTAGAAATGACCAGGGAGAAGATCGTGATGCAGGATCAGTCGGCTAAAAAAGAAGTGAAAACTATAGAGTCCAATGGTAAATCCTATAAAATCGGTGTCATTATTGTCCCTGCGTTTTATGCAGATTTTAAAGCGGCAAATGCTGGTGACCCGAACTATAAAAGTACTACACGTGATGTAAAACTATTAATCGATACACTGAAAAATAAAGATAAGGTTGATGCAATCATGATGGATCTGCGTGCCAATGGCGGTGGATCTTTACTCGAGGCAATTGATCTTACAGGGTTATTTATTGATAAGGGACCTGTCGTTCAGGTTAAGGACTTAAAAGGCAATGTAGAAGTGAGTAATGATGAACATCCTGGTGTGGCATGGAGCGGCCCTTTCGGTGTAATGGTGGATCGCTTAAGTGCTTCTGCATCTGAAATTTTTGCTGGTGCAATACAGGATTACGGAAGAGGAATCATTATAGGTACACAAACTTATGGTAAAGGTACAGTTCAGTCTTCTATTGATTTAAATAAGTTGGTAAACCCATCTATCCTGCAGCGTCTGGCTAGTCTTGTTCAGAAGGGTAATCCCGGAGCTGGACTGACAATCAAAGGAGGAAAGGATACGCCTCAGCTTGGACAGATTAACCTGACTATGGCTAAGTTTTACCGTGTAAATGGTAGCAGTACTCAGCATAAAGGAGTAATGCCGGATATTACTTTACCATCTTTCTATCCAATGGATAAGATTGGCGAAGATACTGAGACATCGGCACTGCCATGGGATGAAGTTCAGAGATCCAACTTTACACCGGTTGCTAACCTGTCAGCAGTTAAACCTGAATTGGTTAAGCTGCATAATGCAAGGATGGAAAAATCTTTGGATTATAAAGTCCTGATCCAGGGTATTGCAGATATGAAAAAACGTGATCTGGAAACCTCAGTAACATTAAATGAAAGCAAATTGAAAGCTGAAAGAGATAGTCTGGAAGCCAAATCTTTGGAGAAAACCAATAAGCTGAGAGCTTCGAGAGGTTTGCCTCCGGTTAAAAAAGGAGATAAAATCAAGAAGAATGAAGACTTTGATTTCTTTCAGGACGAAAGTCTGAGAGTTATGGGAGACTTTATGGAGGTAAAGAAATAA
- a CDS encoding isoaspartyl peptidase/L-asparaginase has product MKLIIHGGFFSESSTNQETKKAKQDALAEIATLSHAYLQTHTALETVTYAVNLLEDNVLFNAGLGSQIQSDGKVRLSASVMDGKTQKFAGVINIEDTRHPIQVASLLLNYEDSVLSGEGAIDFARKNGYEFFDPVTPQRLAEFELKLNQQNKQGTVGCVALDAAGNLAAGTSTGGKGFEIPCRVSDSATVAGNYANNYAGISCTGVGEDIVSVALSARIVTRVTDGFTLKEACDKSFNELKAINGFAGVIGITSAGEIYHTDSHPYMVWASFDVSLQVFN; this is encoded by the coding sequence ATGAAATTAATTATCCACGGTGGATTCTTTAGTGAATCATCAACTAATCAGGAAACTAAAAAAGCCAAGCAAGATGCACTGGCAGAAATTGCCACACTTTCCCATGCTTATCTGCAGACTCATACAGCACTCGAAACAGTAACTTATGCTGTTAATCTGCTGGAAGATAATGTGCTTTTTAATGCGGGTTTGGGGTCACAGATTCAAAGTGATGGCAAGGTAAGATTAAGTGCCTCTGTTATGGATGGAAAAACACAGAAATTTGCAGGAGTAATTAATATAGAAGATACCAGGCATCCCATTCAGGTAGCTTCTTTACTGTTGAATTATGAAGACAGTGTTTTAAGCGGAGAGGGTGCAATTGATTTTGCAAGAAAAAATGGGTATGAATTTTTTGATCCTGTAACTCCTCAGCGTTTAGCTGAATTTGAATTGAAACTAAATCAGCAGAATAAACAAGGTACAGTTGGTTGTGTAGCTCTTGATGCGGCAGGGAATCTTGCTGCGGGAACATCTACAGGAGGAAAAGGATTTGAAATTCCATGCAGAGTCAGCGATTCTGCTACTGTTGCTGGAAATTATGCAAATAATTATGCTGGTATTTCCTGTACAGGTGTAGGAGAAGATATCGTTAGTGTAGCCTTGTCAGCCCGGATTGTTACACGTGTTACTGATGGCTTTACACTGAAGGAGGCTTGCGATAAATCTTTTAATGAACTTAAAGCTATAAATGGCTTTGCCGGGGTAATTGGCATAACGTCGGCCGGCGAAATTTATCATACTGATTCGCATCCATATATGGTGTGGGCTTCTTTTGATGTTAGTTTACAGGTGTTTAACTAA